The Pedobacter roseus genome contains a region encoding:
- a CDS encoding AraC family transcriptional regulator: MERYPIREKNSFDFQKSIIVPKNVVLKQCIANGVINNLFVTDIGYYRKASNHYAQRNHGADQHILIYCIEGKGNVEFQGTSYHVEAGNFIIIPKKTAHIYQADPILPWTIYWFHFSGPGADHIVDSLQHYKAYAGFNEERNILFDTIYNRLERGFSRENIIYANLCFHHYIAEIIYTDKQPDKIIEPDKVEEVIDFMRNNIEKMLSLKELALAVYLSPSYLSAIFKKKTGSSPIDYFNQLKIQKTTQYLLFTNLRINEIAQKIGINDPYYFSRLFSSIMGISPKQYRDNRFN; the protein is encoded by the coding sequence ATGGAGAGATACCCGATCAGAGAAAAAAATAGTTTCGATTTCCAGAAATCAATTATCGTCCCCAAGAATGTAGTTCTGAAACAATGCATTGCAAATGGTGTCATAAACAATTTATTCGTTACTGATATTGGCTATTATCGTAAGGCATCCAATCACTATGCCCAAAGAAACCATGGGGCTGACCAGCACATTTTGATTTATTGTATCGAAGGTAAAGGAAATGTAGAATTTCAGGGTACATCTTATCATGTAGAAGCTGGAAATTTTATCATCATCCCTAAAAAAACAGCACATATTTATCAGGCTGATCCGATTTTACCATGGACTATTTATTGGTTCCATTTTTCAGGACCTGGTGCCGACCATATTGTGGATTCATTACAGCATTATAAGGCTTATGCGGGCTTTAATGAAGAGAGGAACATCTTGTTCGATACTATTTATAACCGATTGGAAAGAGGTTTTAGCCGTGAAAATATTATCTATGCCAATTTATGTTTCCACCACTACATTGCAGAAATTATTTATACCGACAAACAGCCCGATAAAATTATTGAGCCTGATAAAGTGGAAGAGGTTATTGATTTTATGCGGAACAATATTGAAAAAATGCTGAGTTTAAAAGAACTGGCATTAGCGGTTTATTTGTCGCCATCTTATTTATCGGCCATATTTAAAAAGAAAACAGGCAGCTCTCCTATCGATTACTTTAACCAGCTTAAAATTCAGAAAACCACTCAGTATTTACTTTTCACCAATTTACGGATCAATGAAATTGCCCAAAAAATCGGCATTAACGATCCCTATTATTTTAGCAGGCTTTTCTCCAGTATTATGGGCATTTCGCCAAAACAATATCGGGATAATAGATTTAATTAA
- a CDS encoding helix-turn-helix domain-containing protein has translation MSRKIKYGLELKLLLVKQAINGEGSVRAIAKENQINHTILDKWVSFYKAYGIEGLQLQPRQYDGDFKLTVIETLRTEGLSLYQACIRFKLPSVSMLSNWQKKYESEGVGALFKSCREKFMDAPDKKSKKNNPKQTREQELEKENNFLRAENEYLKKLYALIQKEEAEKKKKR, from the coding sequence ATGAGTAGAAAAATTAAATACGGTTTAGAGTTAAAATTACTGTTGGTAAAACAGGCGATCAATGGAGAAGGTTCGGTTCGTGCTATTGCTAAGGAAAACCAGATTAACCATACGATTTTGGATAAATGGGTTAGTTTTTATAAAGCCTATGGAATTGAAGGATTACAATTGCAGCCACGTCAATACGATGGCGATTTTAAGTTAACAGTAATAGAAACATTAAGAACTGAAGGCTTATCTTTATACCAGGCCTGCATCAGATTCAAACTTCCTTCAGTCAGTATGCTCAGCAATTGGCAAAAGAAGTATGAAAGTGAAGGTGTGGGGGCACTTTTCAAATCATGTAGGGAAAAATTTATGGATGCACCCGATAAAAAATCTAAAAAGAATAATCCTAAACAAACCAGGGAGCAGGAGTTGGAAAAGGAAAACAATTTTTTGCGTGCCGAAAATGAATATCTAAAAAAGTTGTATGCCTTAATTCAGAAGGAAGAAGCAGAGAAAAAGAAAAAGCGCTGA
- a CDS encoding IS3 family transposase — MQGLRQKHDLKMLLQAADMARSTFYYHIQKNKKADKYDHLKIQIKNLYDQHKGRLGYRRMVYALRELGFHLNDKTVLRLMKSMGLKSVIRVKKYKTYRGQFGKVAENVLQRNFRADRPFQKWATDVTEFKVGVQKLYLSPIIDLFNGEIISYKLSERPNFKQVTEMIKEAFIRIPKQQTALILHSDQGWQYQMKAYQKLLQEKAVIQSMSRKGNCLDNAVIENFFGTIKSELFYLKKYQTIEELKMEIKSYISYYNNDRIRLNLKGMSPVKYRTQMWKN, encoded by the coding sequence ATCCAGGGATTAAGGCAGAAACACGATCTTAAAATGTTGCTACAGGCAGCAGATATGGCTAGGAGTACGTTCTATTACCACATCCAGAAAAATAAAAAAGCAGATAAATACGATCATCTTAAAATACAGATCAAGAACTTATATGACCAGCATAAGGGCAGATTAGGGTATAGACGGATGGTCTATGCCCTAAGGGAGCTGGGCTTTCATCTCAATGATAAAACAGTTCTGCGCCTCATGAAGTCGATGGGGCTGAAAAGTGTGATCAGGGTAAAGAAATATAAAACCTATAGGGGGCAGTTCGGTAAAGTGGCCGAGAATGTATTGCAGCGTAACTTTAGAGCAGATAGGCCTTTCCAAAAATGGGCAACAGATGTTACAGAGTTTAAAGTAGGCGTACAAAAGTTATATCTTTCGCCTATAATAGATCTTTTTAATGGTGAGATAATAAGTTACAAATTGTCGGAAAGGCCGAATTTTAAGCAAGTAACAGAAATGATCAAAGAAGCTTTTATACGCATACCCAAGCAACAAACAGCGCTTATCTTACATTCCGATCAGGGATGGCAGTACCAAATGAAGGCGTACCAAAAGCTCCTTCAGGAAAAAGCTGTTATACAGAGCATGTCAAGGAAGGGAAATTGCCTGGACAATGCAGTCATTGAAAACTTTTTTGGAACTATAAAATCCGAACTGTTTTACCTGAAAAAATATCAAACCATAGAAGAACTAAAAATGGAAATCAAATCTTACATAAGCTATTATAATAACGACAGGATCAGACTTAACTTAAAAGGAATGAGTCCGGTAAAGTACCGAACTCAAATGTGGAAAAATTAA
- a CDS encoding MutS-related protein — translation MLKQQQEIIAGYQEKIKEVTTEIDQTKKLIDQLSFMRIGLFLAEILLFIALVSSADDNLRTLIQIGLMVPVIAFAFIVRRQSKLDREIDYKKQLLWVYQNEWNILNGIANGYNHGTAFESELHPYTSDLDIFGNASLFALINRCSTKSGNDILAKSLAEKSTLDKILLRQEAVKEIIEKIDETYSFRANLHGYDPDRIEQIKTQLKYQLGAQLEFVKGKFLRLYVKLVPYLSIALILAGLFVSSIFWKVLILLCIIHTGWNVLLGAKINKVFYTFGGSSNLLNGYAGAILWTEIQNWKSPYTLGLLDSKIPVSKEIKALSKIIGNFDARLNLIVGGILNALLLWDLRCCVNLDNWYKSSSDDVVTALDHLGDFEELISLATTAYNQPDWVFPVIKDQFALSAIHIGHPLIKEQLRVNNDFHLETKPTVDIVTGSNMAGKSTFLRTLGINMILAYTGAPVCAKIMELSVFSINTYMRIKDSLNESTSTFKAELNRLKMILDHVVKDKDTLVLIDEMLRGTNSRDKYLGSKVFVEKLITEKTPALFATHDLQLADLIIDHPETVRNFHFDIQITEGEMKFDYLLKRGPCKTFNAAILLKEIGLTLD, via the coding sequence ATGCTGAAACAACAACAAGAAATCATAGCCGGTTACCAGGAGAAAATAAAAGAAGTTACCACAGAAATTGATCAGACCAAAAAGCTGATCGACCAGCTTTCTTTTATGCGCATCGGTTTGTTCCTTGCCGAAATTTTACTTTTTATTGCACTGGTGAGCTCAGCAGATGATAACCTGCGGACTTTGATCCAGATTGGCTTAATGGTGCCTGTAATTGCTTTTGCATTTATTGTGCGCAGGCAAAGTAAGCTCGATCGTGAAATCGATTATAAAAAACAGCTTTTGTGGGTTTATCAGAACGAGTGGAATATTTTAAATGGAATAGCAAACGGTTACAATCATGGTACGGCTTTCGAATCGGAGCTGCATCCTTATACTTCTGATCTAGATATTTTTGGAAATGCATCATTATTTGCACTGATTAACCGTTGCAGTACCAAAAGCGGGAATGATATTTTGGCTAAAAGTTTAGCAGAAAAATCTACACTTGATAAGATACTGCTGAGACAGGAAGCGGTAAAAGAAATTATTGAAAAAATAGATGAAACCTATAGTTTCAGGGCTAATCTGCATGGTTACGATCCGGATAGGATAGAGCAGATTAAAACGCAGTTAAAGTACCAATTGGGGGCGCAACTGGAATTTGTGAAAGGAAAATTTTTGAGGCTTTACGTTAAATTAGTCCCTTATCTTTCCATCGCCCTGATTTTAGCCGGACTTTTTGTGAGTAGTATTTTCTGGAAAGTTTTGATATTGCTTTGTATTATTCATACAGGTTGGAATGTGTTGTTGGGTGCAAAAATCAATAAGGTTTTTTACACCTTTGGGGGAAGCTCTAATCTCCTGAATGGATATGCCGGTGCCATTTTATGGACAGAAATTCAAAATTGGAAAAGCCCTTATACCTTAGGTTTATTGGACTCGAAAATTCCGGTAAGTAAAGAAATTAAAGCGCTTTCTAAAATTATCGGGAATTTTGATGCGAGATTGAACCTTATCGTTGGCGGAATATTGAATGCACTTTTATTATGGGATTTAAGGTGCTGTGTAAATCTCGATAACTGGTATAAATCATCTTCAGATGATGTGGTTACAGCCTTGGATCATTTGGGCGATTTTGAAGAACTGATTTCACTGGCCACAACAGCTTATAATCAGCCCGATTGGGTTTTTCCTGTTATTAAAGATCAATTTGCCCTGTCGGCCATTCATATTGGCCATCCGCTGATTAAGGAGCAGTTGAGGGTAAACAACGATTTTCATCTCGAAACAAAACCAACAGTCGATATTGTAACAGGCTCCAACATGGCCGGCAAAAGTACTTTTTTGCGCACATTGGGCATTAATATGATATTGGCCTATACAGGCGCACCAGTTTGTGCCAAAATTATGGAATTATCTGTTTTTTCGATCAATACCTATATGCGGATCAAAGATTCGCTAAATGAGAGTACTTCTACTTTTAAGGCGGAGCTGAACCGCTTAAAGATGATTTTAGACCATGTGGTGAAAGATAAGGATACGCTTGTATTGATTGATGAAATGCTCCGCGGGACCAACAGCAGGGATAAATATTTGGGATCGAAGGTTTTTGTAGAAAAACTGATTACCGAAAAAACACCTGCACTTTTTGCTACGCACGATCTGCAACTGGCCGATCTGATTATAGATCATCCTGAAACGGTCCGTAATTTCCATTTTGATATCCAGATTACCGAAGGTGAAATGAAATTCGATTACCTGCTTAAGCGAGGACCATGCAAAACATTTAATGCTGCTATTTTACTGAAAGAAATAGGTTTAACCTTGGATTAA
- the rlmH gene encoding 23S rRNA (pseudouridine(1915)-N(3))-methyltransferase RlmH, with protein MKITLIAIGKTEDKYLIEGIDKYINRLKHYINFSFLAIPDVKNVKNLSEAQQKAKEAELLHKQINNGDVVILLDEKGKKYSSVAFSNYLNKQMVGSVQHLIFIIGGPYGFDETIYKRANGLISLSDMTFSHQMIRLFFVEQLYRGFSILKGEPYHHA; from the coding sequence ATGAAGATTACCCTGATCGCCATTGGCAAAACCGAAGATAAATATCTCATTGAGGGAATTGATAAATACATCAACCGCCTGAAACATTATATTAATTTTAGTTTTTTGGCCATACCTGATGTTAAAAACGTTAAAAACCTGAGTGAGGCGCAACAAAAAGCAAAAGAAGCAGAGTTGCTGCACAAACAAATCAATAATGGCGATGTTGTTATTTTATTGGATGAAAAGGGAAAAAAATATTCTTCGGTGGCATTTTCCAACTATTTAAATAAACAGATGGTGGGCAGTGTACAGCATCTTATTTTTATCATCGGTGGGCCTTACGGCTTTGACGAAACCATTTACAAAAGGGCAAATGGTTTAATCTCCTTATCGGATATGACTTTTTCACACCAAATGATCAGGTTGTTTTTTGTAGAGCAGCTTTACCGGGGATTTAGTATTTTAAAAGGAGAACCTTATCATCACGCTTAA
- a CDS encoding DUF5606 family protein translates to MNLRGIVAVSGRPGLFKLVGQNKVGYILEGLDAQKTKVVANITNTKLASLEDITVYGEDEEIKLADIFAKISEKGSTPDLKGDLRAYFLEVAPGHDQEKVYASDMKKIITWYNLLKDLPLFTEETPETPGTPAEVKLSEEKAAADKKTKATGSKASASAKASTKTSAPAKKASMTSKKGV, encoded by the coding sequence ATGAATTTAAGAGGAATTGTTGCCGTATCTGGCAGACCAGGTTTGTTTAAACTGGTTGGACAAAATAAAGTGGGTTATATTTTAGAGGGTTTAGATGCCCAGAAAACTAAAGTTGTAGCCAATATCACTAACACAAAATTAGCTTCATTAGAAGATATTACGGTGTATGGTGAGGATGAAGAAATTAAATTGGCAGATATTTTTGCTAAAATTTCTGAAAAAGGATCAACTCCGGATTTAAAAGGTGATTTGCGTGCTTACTTCTTAGAAGTAGCTCCAGGCCACGATCAGGAAAAAGTTTATGCTTCAGATATGAAGAAAATCATTACCTGGTATAACCTGTTGAAAGATCTTCCTTTATTTACTGAAGAAACTCCGGAAACACCTGGTACCCCGGCAGAGGTTAAATTATCAGAAGAAAAAGCAGCTGCAGATAAGAAAACTAAAGCTACCGGTTCAAAAGCATCAGCAAGTGCTAAAGCAAGTACAAAAACTTCAGCTCCTGCTAAAAAAGCAAGCATGACAAGTAAAAAAGGCGTTTAA
- a CDS encoding peptidylprolyl isomerase — protein MSKAIIKTEKGEMTVEFYENDAPKAVANFKKLAKEGFYDGVTFHRVIPNFMVQGGCPNSKDPAKAHLAGTGGPGYKIDCELDGENQYHDRGVLSMAHAGRNTGGSQFFICHSRTNTAHLDRNHTCFGKVVENVDLVDDIRQGDKILNIEVLED, from the coding sequence ATGAGTAAAGCAATAATAAAAACAGAAAAAGGCGAGATGACTGTAGAATTCTACGAAAACGATGCGCCGAAAGCCGTTGCAAACTTTAAAAAATTAGCTAAAGAAGGCTTTTATGATGGTGTAACTTTTCACCGTGTAATCCCTAACTTTATGGTTCAGGGTGGATGCCCAAATTCAAAAGACCCGGCTAAAGCACATTTAGCAGGTACTGGTGGTCCGGGTTACAAAATTGATTGCGAACTGGATGGCGAAAACCAATATCACGACCGTGGTGTTTTATCAATGGCGCATGCTGGCCGTAACACTGGTGGTTCACAGTTTTTTATCTGCCACAGCAGAACCAATACTGCACATTTAGACCGTAACCATACTTGTTTTGGTAAAGTTGTTGAGAATGTGGATCTTGTGGACGATATCCGCCAGGGCGATAAAATTTTGAATATTGAAGTTTTAGAAGATTAA
- a CDS encoding outer membrane beta-barrel protein: MKKLLLSASVLLLATGAFAQTKMTGETSRFGIKAGVNLSKFHAGGDDAAANAFNDNAKNNVGFNVTAFGDFGVGNNFFIQPGVSLQNKGNKFESTGTSTIGNNTITTTSSVKTNLMAIEVPINAVFRIPTGDAGAVQISAGPYIGFNISGKDKGENVVTTVNNSNNNSTTVTSSNDRDLSFGSANDKNYNSTEFGANFGLSYRTNSGFLVGANYGLGLTDLTPKDRQANSNKLTNRVLGFSVGYSF, from the coding sequence ATGAAAAAGTTATTATTAAGCGCTTCAGTTTTATTATTAGCAACAGGTGCATTTGCACAAACAAAAATGACTGGTGAAACTTCACGTTTTGGAATTAAAGCTGGTGTTAACCTTTCAAAATTTCATGCAGGTGGCGATGATGCCGCAGCCAATGCTTTTAATGATAATGCAAAAAACAATGTTGGTTTTAATGTTACTGCATTTGGTGATTTTGGTGTAGGAAATAATTTCTTTATCCAACCAGGTGTTTCGTTACAGAATAAAGGTAACAAATTCGAATCTACTGGTACTTCAACTATTGGAAATAACACCATTACCACTACTTCATCTGTTAAAACAAATTTAATGGCTATCGAAGTACCAATTAATGCAGTGTTTAGAATTCCTACTGGTGATGCTGGTGCAGTTCAGATCAGTGCTGGTCCTTACATCGGTTTTAACATTTCGGGTAAAGATAAAGGAGAAAATGTTGTTACAACTGTGAATAATTCGAATAACAACAGTACTACTGTTACCAGCTCTAACGACAGAGACTTATCATTTGGTAGTGCAAATGATAAAAACTACAATAGTACCGAATTTGGTGCAAACTTCGGTTTATCTTACCGTACAAACTCTGGATTTTTAGTTGGTGCTAACTATGGTTTAGGTTTAACCGATTTAACACCAAAAGACAGACAGGCTAATAGCAACAAGTTAACTAACCGCGTGTTAGGTTTCTCAGTTGGTTATTCGTTCTAA
- a CDS encoding putative porin, with the protein MLTGINKAFAQDLKTNVGTNKELDSVRKKLDGGKDSVVFTAKYIRYTKLGLSKDSIVLLPLDTSTVNIQNYSPLLQPMHPTISNGNMGLSARPLLYEPSKRIGFDVGFHSLDYYALTPDDIIYYQARTPFTSLYFVSAGQKEQLFRATHSQNIKKNWNVGVNFNRGDSKGFYVRQRGDNLNVAVFSWYQSPSKRYNMWASAIFNTMRAYENGSVVAQNIFDPGYNAISRDGEAVNLSDSRNMYKKNTLFLKQTYYVGRIDTSANVNNAVLPTNKITYTVEYNNDSYDFYKNGTDPNNVLPPGINSTTFTNDSTHVQHIKNEFIYSFFLRPKNSSLIKNELKVDAGIRHDYYKHEFLGIKQDGTNYEQSRFAYQNITVLGAAGYRFSSNIDFNLNVEQILQGENAGDYLYEAKSKILLSKSIGRIELGAYAQNQTPATIFDYYHGNHYQWTNNDFKNTKIANLSFNYINDKYGLNAGARYILTSNYLYFAADHSSGTTAILPKQATADISLIRIDVSKKWRFGRFAMENYVAYQKTDNNAILRTPDFYTYNSIYFDNTFFKVLKANIGFDVRYNSEYANYLYSPATAQFYIDETNPVTFASKPIVDVFFKANLKRANIFVKYDFVNQGLFQRGYYTVNRYPMQDALLKFGVTWNFYD; encoded by the coding sequence ATGCTTACAGGCATCAATAAAGCCTTTGCTCAGGATTTAAAAACAAACGTGGGTACCAACAAAGAGCTCGATTCTGTTCGTAAAAAACTGGATGGCGGAAAAGATTCGGTGGTTTTTACAGCGAAATATATCCGCTACACCAAACTTGGTTTAAGTAAAGATAGCATCGTACTCCTGCCTTTGGATACCTCTACGGTTAATATTCAGAATTATAGTCCGCTATTGCAACCCATGCACCCAACCATTAGCAATGGTAACATGGGTTTATCTGCAAGGCCATTATTGTACGAGCCGAGTAAAAGGATCGGTTTCGATGTAGGTTTCCATTCGCTCGATTATTACGCATTAACGCCTGATGATATTATCTATTACCAGGCCAGAACGCCTTTTACCAGTTTATATTTTGTTAGCGCCGGACAAAAAGAACAGCTTTTTAGGGCCACACATTCTCAAAATATTAAGAAAAACTGGAATGTTGGCGTAAATTTTAACAGGGGCGACTCCAAAGGATTTTATGTGAGGCAGCGTGGCGATAATTTAAATGTTGCCGTTTTCTCCTGGTACCAATCGCCGAGCAAGCGTTACAACATGTGGGCTTCGGCAATTTTTAATACCATGCGGGCTTACGAGAATGGCTCGGTTGTGGCACAGAACATATTCGATCCGGGTTATAATGCCATTAGCCGTGATGGTGAGGCTGTAAATCTGTCAGATTCACGGAACATGTATAAAAAGAACACGTTGTTTTTAAAGCAAACCTATTATGTTGGCCGGATAGATACCTCAGCCAATGTAAACAATGCTGTTTTGCCCACCAATAAAATCACCTATACGGTGGAGTACAATAACGACAGTTACGATTTTTATAAAAATGGTACCGATCCGAACAATGTACTTCCTCCCGGGATAAACAGCACCACGTTTACAAACGATTCTACCCATGTGCAACACATTAAAAATGAATTTATTTATAGTTTCTTTTTAAGGCCTAAAAATTCATCATTGATTAAAAATGAACTGAAGGTTGATGCAGGGATCAGGCATGATTACTACAAACACGAATTTTTGGGGATTAAACAGGACGGAACAAATTATGAACAAAGCCGTTTTGCTTACCAAAATATAACCGTTTTAGGCGCTGCAGGTTACAGGTTCTCTTCTAATATTGATTTTAACTTAAATGTAGAACAGATATTACAGGGCGAAAACGCAGGCGATTACCTGTACGAAGCCAAAAGTAAAATTCTGTTGAGTAAATCAATCGGCAGGATAGAACTGGGTGCTTATGCGCAGAATCAAACCCCTGCCACTATCTTCGATTATTACCATGGCAACCATTACCAATGGACCAATAACGATTTTAAGAATACTAAAATTGCCAATTTATCATTCAATTATATTAATGATAAGTACGGTTTAAATGCAGGAGCAAGGTATATTTTAACCAGCAACTACCTGTATTTTGCAGCCGATCATTCTAGTGGTACCACAGCTATTTTACCAAAACAGGCAACTGCCGATATCAGTTTAATCAGGATTGATGTATCCAAAAAGTGGAGGTTTGGCAGGTTTGCAATGGAAAACTATGTGGCTTACCAAAAAACTGATAATAATGCCATTTTAAGAACGCCCGATTTTTACACCTACAACAGTATTTATTTTGACAATACCTTTTTTAAGGTGTTAAAAGCAAACATCGGCTTTGATGTAAGGTATAACTCTGAATATGCAAATTACCTGTATTCGCCGGCAACTGCACAGTTTTATATTGATGAAACCAATCCGGTAACTTTTGCCTCAAAACCGATTGTAGATGTTTTCTTTAAAGCCAATTTAAAACGGGCCAATATATTTGTTAAATACGATTTCGTAAACCAGGGTTTATTCCAAAGGGGATATTATACGGTAAACAGGTACCCGATGCAGGATGCATTGTTAAAGTTTGGCGTAACCTGGAACTTCTACGATTAA
- a CDS encoding purine-nucleoside phosphorylase codes for MLRAIEETVEYIKRKTENFKPEIGIILGTGLGGLVKEIEVEHQLMYSNIPNFPISTLEFHSGKLIFGTLNGKKIIAMQGRLHYYEGYSMQQITFPVRVMKGLGIENLIVSNAAGSLNPEFKKGDLMIIEDHINLQPDNPLRGIIESELGPRFPDMSQPYKRDIIAKALEIAKNVDIKCHKGVYVAVSGPNLETKAEYKYLRLIGADAVGMSTVPEVIVANHAGLPVFAISVLTDEGFPEDLQPFNLDEILAAAAKAEPKMTEILTRLISEL; via the coding sequence ATGTTAAGAGCAATAGAAGAAACCGTTGAATATATTAAACGTAAAACAGAAAACTTTAAGCCAGAAATAGGTATTATTTTAGGTACTGGTTTAGGTGGCCTGGTAAAAGAAATCGAGGTTGAGCATCAATTGATGTATTCTAATATCCCAAACTTTCCTATTTCCACATTAGAATTTCATAGCGGCAAACTTATTTTTGGTACATTAAACGGAAAGAAAATTATTGCTATGCAGGGCCGCCTGCATTATTATGAAGGTTACAGCATGCAGCAGATTACCTTTCCGGTAAGGGTAATGAAAGGTTTAGGCATCGAAAACCTGATCGTTTCCAATGCAGCAGGCTCATTAAACCCCGAATTTAAAAAAGGCGATTTAATGATTATAGAAGATCACATTAACTTGCAGCCCGATAACCCTTTGCGTGGTATCATCGAAAGTGAATTAGGTCCCCGTTTCCCTGATATGAGTCAGCCTTACAAACGCGATATCATTGCCAAAGCATTAGAAATTGCAAAAAATGTTGATATCAAATGCCATAAAGGTGTGTATGTCGCCGTTTCAGGTCCGAATTTAGAAACCAAAGCAGAATATAAATATTTACGTTTAATTGGTGCCGATGCCGTGGGCATGAGTACTGTACCCGAAGTGATTGTGGCCAATCATGCCGGATTACCGGTTTTCGCCATCTCTGTATTAACTGATGAGGGTTTTCCTGAAGATCTGCAGCCTTTTAATCTGGACGAAATTTTAGCCGCTGCGGCCAAGGCTGAACCAAAAATGACAGAGATTTTAACCCGCTTAATTTCTGAATTGTAA
- the lpxK gene encoding tetraacyldisaccharide 4'-kinase — MLLNYLRLLLLPFSLIYGMAIILRKKLYDWGILRSVKFDLPVICVGNLAVGGSGKTPTVEYLVRLLADYKIAILSRGYGRKTKGFILAGANATAGTIGDEPLQYHQKFKNVTVAVCEDRVNGINQLKENHDLIILDDAFQHRAVRAGFNILLFEFRKLGTLQFLLPAGNLRDVFSSRKRADVLLVTKSPVPLLHVAQQASVNELQPNVDQPVLHSYLKYGNLIHLYGKETRELESIKDFEIFLLTGIANPQPLIEELAKYSKAIKHEEFPDHYAFKEADIRKFKSAFQAGSKKEKIIITTEKDSKRLRATGFEDLLVDLPVYYLPIEVELFEEDKITFDELILNYVKSNRRNR; from the coding sequence ATGTTACTAAACTACCTACGTCTTTTACTGCTCCCTTTTTCATTGATTTACGGAATGGCCATCATTCTCCGTAAAAAACTTTACGATTGGGGGATCTTACGATCGGTGAAGTTTGACCTGCCTGTAATTTGTGTAGGTAATCTGGCTGTTGGCGGATCGGGCAAAACGCCTACCGTTGAATATTTGGTGAGGTTGCTGGCTGATTATAAAATCGCGATTTTAAGTAGGGGTTATGGCCGTAAAACAAAAGGATTTATCCTTGCCGGTGCCAATGCAACTGCCGGAACCATTGGGGATGAACCTTTACAGTACCATCAAAAATTTAAAAACGTAACCGTTGCCGTTTGCGAAGACCGTGTAAATGGCATTAACCAGTTAAAAGAAAATCACGATTTAATTATCCTCGATGATGCCTTTCAGCACCGTGCTGTGCGCGCAGGTTTTAACATCCTGCTTTTCGAATTTAGAAAATTAGGCACTTTGCAATTTTTACTGCCAGCAGGTAATCTGAGGGATGTTTTTTCATCAAGAAAAAGAGCAGATGTTTTATTGGTTACCAAGTCGCCCGTTCCTTTATTGCATGTGGCGCAACAGGCTTCAGTAAATGAGTTGCAGCCGAATGTCGATCAACCGGTATTACATTCGTATTTGAAATATGGTAATCTGATTCATTTATATGGAAAAGAAACCCGCGAACTCGAATCGATAAAGGATTTTGAAATTTTTCTTTTAACCGGGATTGCCAATCCGCAGCCTTTGATCGAAGAACTAGCGAAATATTCAAAAGCCATCAAACATGAAGAATTTCCTGATCATTATGCCTTTAAAGAAGCGGATATCAGAAAATTTAAAAGTGCTTTTCAGGCCGGAAGCAAAAAAGAAAAAATCATCATCACAACAGAAAAGGATAGCAAGCGTTTAAGAGCTACCGGATTTGAAGATTTACTGGTAGATTTACCTGTATATTATTTACCCATAGAGGTTGAATTATTTGAAGAAGATAAGATTACCTTTGACGAACTCATTTTAAATTATGTTAAGAGCAATAGAAGAAACCGTTGA